A single region of the Halorussus gelatinilyticus genome encodes:
- a CDS encoding tetratricopeptide repeat protein, with protein sequence MTDPEDHDFSEDERFDDPYEGFDLDPPELDVDPDKVDPVDSRVVADLLDDQNVNDDEIDVPQLIDVGLNYMQINRFEQAADTFERAAQYAPEDSKLEQEAWTNKGAAHAELEEWDAAIGDYREAIRIDAESEHAATAETNLAYALWEAGQSEQALEHAEKAVEIDERFAEAWFNRGFFLLERGLAEDALNSLENAIRLGLRNSQVLDEKARALEELGQYDEAEEIAEEAEDLREQAEQELIDQEEQRQER encoded by the coding sequence ATGACTGACCCCGAGGACCACGACTTCTCCGAGGACGAGCGGTTCGACGACCCCTACGAGGGGTTCGACCTCGACCCGCCCGAACTGGACGTGGACCCCGACAAGGTGGACCCGGTGGACTCGCGCGTCGTCGCCGACCTGCTCGACGACCAGAACGTCAACGACGACGAGATAGACGTCCCGCAACTCATCGACGTCGGCCTGAACTACATGCAGATAAACCGGTTCGAGCAGGCCGCCGACACCTTCGAACGCGCGGCCCAGTACGCCCCCGAGGACAGTAAACTCGAACAGGAGGCGTGGACGAACAAGGGCGCGGCCCACGCCGAACTCGAAGAGTGGGACGCCGCCATCGGCGACTACCGGGAAGCGATTCGCATCGACGCCGAGAGCGAACACGCCGCGACCGCCGAGACGAATCTGGCCTACGCGCTCTGGGAGGCGGGCCAGAGCGAGCAGGCGCTCGAACACGCCGAGAAGGCCGTCGAGATAGACGAGCGGTTCGCCGAGGCGTGGTTCAATCGCGGGTTCTTCCTGCTGGAACGCGGACTGGCCGAGGACGCGCTGAACAGCCTCGAAAACGCCATCCGCCTCGGTCTCCGCAACTCGCAGGTGTTGGACGAGAAGGCCCGCGCGCTCGAAGAACTCGGCCAGTACGACGAGGCCGAGGAGATAGCCGAGGAGGCCGAAGACCTCCGCGAGCAGGCCGAGCAGGAACTCATCGACCAAGAGGAACAGCGACAGGAGCGATGA
- a CDS encoding HD domain-containing protein — protein MQDEVRERARTYFDGVSPAHDWHHVRRVARLAETLVEADDDEASASDGASESDAAGDGSDVDEDGSDVDEDGSGVDEDVLLAAVWLHDVGRAKEDRGEIEDHAEWGAEEAAEILRDLGADAETVEAVQHCVRAHRYSNDVDPETREAKLLSDADNLDALGAVGIARVFAYGGELGQPLYDPDLPPEADDSAAGETQFNHVHEKILDLPDRMYTDAGRELARERGEYVAAFAERFEREAMGER, from the coding sequence ATGCAAGACGAGGTGCGCGAACGCGCCCGGACCTACTTCGACGGCGTCTCGCCCGCCCACGACTGGCACCACGTCCGGCGAGTCGCCAGACTCGCCGAGACGCTGGTTGAGGCGGACGACGACGAAGCCAGCGCGAGCGACGGAGCCAGCGAGAGCGACGCGGCCGGTGACGGAAGCGACGTGGACGAGGACGGAAGCGACGTGGACGAGGACGGAAGCGGCGTAGACGAAGACGTACTCCTCGCGGCGGTCTGGCTCCACGACGTCGGCCGGGCGAAGGAGGACCGCGGCGAAATCGAAGACCACGCCGAGTGGGGTGCGGAGGAAGCCGCCGAAATCCTCCGAGACCTCGGCGCGGACGCCGAGACCGTCGAGGCGGTCCAGCACTGCGTCCGGGCGCACCGCTACTCCAACGACGTGGACCCCGAGACGCGCGAGGCGAAACTCCTCTCGGACGCCGACAACTTGGACGCGCTCGGCGCGGTCGGTATCGCTCGCGTCTTCGCCTACGGCGGGGAACTCGGCCAACCGCTGTACGACCCCGACCTACCGCCCGAAGCCGACGATTCGGCCGCCGGAGAGACCCAGTTCAACCACGTCCACGAGAAGATTCTCGACCTGCCGGATCGGATGTACACCGACGCCGGCCGGGAGCTGGCCCGCGAACGCGGCGAGTACGTCGCCGCGTTCGCCGAGCGATTCGAGCGCGAGGCGATGGGCGAACGGTGA
- a CDS encoding AI-2E family transporter, whose product MKARTAFATVLVGVLAVLSLLVIRPFLDYVLGAMLLAFVLTPLQRRLAPEVGARVSAFALVSLTILLFVGPIGLFVRVVFDGVGELPTEVSDLPTYQSVERVVERVVGVQIGARFDQILGNFTSTLAERSSGLASAGVHFTLGVLLLLFLLYYLLKDGDVLIRWAKGVTPLPRKVQDDLYAEAEEATWAVLKGHVFVATVQGFVSGLGLIALGLPNAAFWTVVMMFLAMVPIVGVSPVLGGATIYLVVNGRLLEAALLVVYGITVVAVTDDYLRALVIDKESSLHSGVVLLGVFGAAYFLGAIGIFVGPIILALFKETVEVFNEYYDLA is encoded by the coding sequence ATGAAGGCGCGGACTGCGTTTGCGACCGTTCTGGTCGGCGTTCTCGCGGTGTTGTCGCTCCTCGTCATCAGGCCGTTCCTCGATTACGTCCTCGGCGCGATGCTGTTGGCGTTCGTCCTGACGCCGCTCCAGCGCCGCCTCGCGCCCGAGGTCGGCGCGCGGGTTTCGGCGTTCGCGCTGGTTTCGCTGACGATTCTGCTGTTTGTCGGGCCGATCGGGCTGTTCGTGCGGGTCGTGTTCGACGGCGTGGGCGAGTTGCCGACCGAGGTCAGCGACCTGCCGACCTACCAGTCGGTCGAGCGAGTGGTCGAGCGCGTCGTCGGCGTGCAAATCGGCGCGCGCTTCGACCAGATTCTCGGGAACTTCACCTCGACGCTCGCCGAGCGCAGTTCCGGACTGGCGAGCGCCGGGGTCCACTTCACCTTGGGCGTCCTCCTGTTGCTCTTCCTGCTGTACTACCTGCTCAAGGACGGCGACGTGCTGATTCGGTGGGCCAAGGGCGTGACGCCCCTTCCCCGGAAGGTGCAAGACGACCTCTACGCCGAGGCCGAGGAAGCGACGTGGGCGGTCCTGAAGGGCCACGTCTTCGTCGCCACCGTGCAGGGGTTCGTCTCCGGTCTCGGCCTCATCGCGCTCGGACTCCCGAACGCGGCGTTCTGGACCGTCGTGATGATGTTTCTGGCGATGGTTCCCATCGTCGGCGTCTCGCCGGTCCTCGGCGGCGCGACGATATACCTCGTCGTGAACGGCCGCCTCCTCGAAGCCGCGCTGCTGGTCGTCTACGGCATAACCGTCGTCGCCGTGACCGACGACTACCTCCGCGCGCTGGTCATCGACAAGGAGTCGTCGCTCCACTCGGGCGTCGTCCTGTTGGGCGTGTTCGGCGCGGCGTACTTCCTCGGCGCAATCGGCATCTTCGTCGGTCCCATCATCCTCGCGCTCTTCAAGGAGACCGTCGAGGTGTTCAACGAGTACTACGACCTCGCGTGA
- the sufU gene encoding Fe-S cluster assembly sulfur transfer protein SufU, with the protein MGMGSDMYRQQILDHYKSPRNYGELEEKTFSHAGENPMCGDEITIDVQLDEDDEVIERVAFRGDGCAISQASASMLTGELQGMSVEEMQELDRDDVIDMLGVDISPMRVKCAVLAEKVVQDGADIYEGEKELDKTTTEADDE; encoded by the coding sequence ATGGGCATGGGCTCGGACATGTATCGCCAGCAGATTCTCGACCACTACAAGAGTCCCCGAAACTACGGGGAACTGGAGGAGAAGACATTCTCCCACGCTGGCGAGAACCCGATGTGCGGCGACGAGATAACGATAGACGTGCAACTCGACGAGGACGACGAGGTCATCGAACGCGTCGCCTTCCGCGGCGACGGCTGTGCCATCAGTCAGGCCAGCGCGAGCATGCTGACCGGCGAGTTGCAGGGCATGAGCGTCGAGGAGATGCAGGAACTGGACCGCGACGACGTGATAGACATGCTCGGCGTGGACATCAGCCCGATGCGGGTCAAGTGCGCGGTCCTCGCCGAGAAGGTCGTCCAAGACGGTGCGGACATCTACGAGGGCGAGAAGGAACTGGACAAGACGACGACCGAAGCGGACGACGAGTAA
- a CDS encoding DUF424 domain-containing protein, whose product MILNERETDEGLLVAVCDDDVLGETFEDDGVSLTVTEEFYGGDEADEQTVVDSLARASVANLVGTEAVELAIREGFVDEANVLEIETTRHAQFLRM is encoded by the coding sequence ATGATACTCAACGAGCGCGAGACCGACGAGGGACTCCTCGTAGCCGTCTGCGACGACGACGTGCTGGGCGAGACGTTCGAGGACGACGGCGTCTCGCTGACCGTCACCGAAGAGTTCTACGGCGGCGACGAAGCGGACGAGCAGACCGTCGTGGACAGCCTCGCTCGCGCCTCGGTGGCGAACCTCGTCGGGACAGAGGCGGTCGAACTGGCGATTCGGGAGGGGTTCGTGGACGAGGCGAACGTTCTGGAAATCGAGACGACGCGTCACGCGCAGTTCCTCCGGATGTAG
- the pspAB gene encoding PspA-associated protein PspAB — translation MGLFDGLREVLGIRAETDATRKADPDDLFGMSTAYVTMEAELGYEAVGEAALCFSEVDSADFSDAVEEVHEILEVGAEETGTETEAHTDDYGYSWVILRDDDFEDLVTSLNFAADTLMERGYGSRLLAALFGFRDTTDRQKGGRYAYWVYSFRRGAYYPLVPKGTDDRDESAEFKLESKLDGELDLEENKEYWYALLPSTPDSHPWE, via the coding sequence ATGGGACTGTTCGACGGACTGCGGGAAGTGCTGGGCATCCGGGCCGAGACCGACGCGACTCGGAAGGCCGACCCCGACGACCTCTTCGGGATGAGTACGGCCTACGTCACGATGGAGGCCGAACTGGGCTACGAGGCGGTCGGCGAGGCGGCGCTCTGCTTCTCGGAAGTCGATAGCGCCGACTTCTCGGACGCCGTCGAGGAGGTCCACGAGATTCTAGAGGTGGGTGCCGAGGAGACCGGAACCGAGACCGAGGCCCACACCGACGACTACGGCTACTCGTGGGTCATCCTGCGCGACGACGACTTCGAGGACCTCGTGACCAGCCTCAACTTCGCCGCCGACACGCTGATGGAGCGGGGATACGGCTCCCGACTGCTCGCTGCCCTGTTCGGATTCCGGGACACCACGGACCGACAGAAGGGCGGCCGGTACGCTTACTGGGTCTACTCGTTCCGCCGCGGGGCGTACTATCCCCTCGTGCCGAAGGGGACCGACGACCGCGACGAGAGCGCTGAGTTCAAACTGGAGAGCAAACTCGACGGGGAACTCGACTTGGAGGAGAACAAGGAGTACTGGTACGCGCTCCTGCCGAGTACGCCCGACAGTCACCCGTGGGAATAG
- a CDS encoding aminotransferase class V-fold PLP-dependent enzyme, translating to MQQSDALDVARIREDFPILQREFDGEQLVYLDNGATSQTPDRVVDVIADYYRHSNANVHRGIHQLSQEASKAYEEAHDTVAEFVGAEGREEMVFTKNTTEAENLVAYAWGLNELGPGDEIVLTEMEHHASLVTWQQIGKRTGADVKYVPVTDEGYLDMDAAAEMITDDTEMVSVVHVSNTLGTVNPVSDLADLAHDHDAYIFVDGAQAVPNRPVDVKDIDADFYAFSAHKMAGPTGIGGLYGKQEILEEMEPFQYGGGMIRKVEFEDSTWHDLPWKFEPGTPLIAQGVGFAEAVEYLEDIGMTAIQRHEETLTEYALDRMAEFDDIEIYGPMDPTDRGGLVSFNLDSVHAHDLASIMNDHAVAIRAGDHCTQPLHDKLGVAASARASFYLYNTMDEIDALIDAIDSARELFA from the coding sequence CTGCAACAATCGGACGCGCTCGACGTGGCGCGGATTCGGGAGGACTTCCCCATCCTACAGCGGGAGTTCGACGGCGAGCAACTCGTCTACCTCGACAACGGCGCGACGAGTCAGACGCCGGACCGAGTGGTCGACGTCATCGCCGACTACTACCGCCACTCCAACGCGAACGTCCACCGCGGCATCCACCAGTTGAGCCAAGAGGCCTCGAAGGCCTACGAGGAGGCCCACGACACGGTGGCCGAGTTCGTCGGTGCCGAGGGCCGCGAGGAGATGGTCTTCACGAAGAACACCACCGAAGCCGAGAACCTGGTCGCCTACGCGTGGGGCCTGAACGAACTCGGGCCGGGCGACGAGATCGTCCTGACCGAGATGGAACACCACGCCTCGCTGGTGACGTGGCAACAGATCGGCAAGCGCACCGGCGCTGACGTGAAGTACGTTCCCGTCACCGACGAGGGCTACCTCGACATGGACGCCGCCGCGGAGATGATCACCGACGACACCGAGATGGTCAGCGTCGTCCACGTCTCGAACACGCTCGGGACCGTCAACCCCGTCTCGGACCTCGCGGACCTCGCGCACGACCACGACGCCTACATCTTCGTGGACGGTGCGCAGGCGGTGCCCAACCGCCCGGTGGACGTGAAAGACATCGACGCCGACTTCTACGCCTTCTCCGCGCACAAGATGGCCGGTCCGACCGGCATCGGCGGTCTCTACGGCAAGCAGGAGATTCTGGAAGAGATGGAGCCGTTCCAGTACGGCGGCGGCATGATTCGGAAAGTCGAGTTCGAGGACTCGACGTGGCACGACCTGCCGTGGAAGTTCGAACCCGGCACGCCGCTCATCGCGCAGGGCGTCGGCTTCGCCGAGGCGGTCGAGTACCTCGAAGACATCGGCATGACCGCGATTCAGCGCCACGAGGAGACGCTGACGGAGTACGCCCTCGACCGGATGGCCGAGTTCGACGACATCGAAATCTACGGCCCGATGGACCCGACCGACCGCGGCGGACTGGTCTCGTTCAACCTCGATTCGGTCCACGCCCACGACCTCGCTTCTATCATGAACGACCACGCGGTCGCAATCCGCGCCGGCGACCACTGCACCCAACCGCTCCACGACAAGTTGGGCGTGGCGGCCTCGGCGCGAGCGTCGTTCTACCTCTACAACACGATGGACGAAATCGACGCGCTCATCGACGCCATCGACAGCGCCCGCGAACTGTTCGCCTGA
- a CDS encoding 50S ribosomal protein L39e: protein MSKKSKAKKKRLSKLDRQNSRVPAWVMMKTDRETQRNPKRRNWRRNDTDE from the coding sequence ATGAGTAAGAAATCGAAGGCGAAGAAGAAGCGCCTCTCTAAGCTCGACCGCCAGAACAGCCGCGTTCCCGCGTGGGTCATGATGAAGACCGACCGCGAGACGCAACGCAACCCCAAGCGCCGAAACTGGCGGCGTAACGACACCGACGAATAA
- a CDS encoding YbjQ family protein, with amino-acid sequence MSDVIITTTDGLDGRDVSEYLGVVSGEAVIGANVVSDIAAGIRDVVGGRSGSYEKKIESGREEAIKDLRADAEELDADAVVGASFDYEEMAEGMLWVNLSGTAVRTRSE; translated from the coding sequence ATGTCAGACGTCATCATCACGACCACGGACGGTCTCGACGGGCGCGACGTGTCGGAGTACCTCGGCGTCGTCTCCGGCGAGGCGGTCATCGGCGCGAACGTCGTCAGCGACATCGCGGCGGGCATCCGCGACGTGGTCGGCGGCCGAAGCGGTTCCTACGAGAAGAAGATAGAGAGCGGCCGCGAGGAGGCCATCAAGGACCTGCGTGCGGACGCCGAGGAGTTGGACGCCGACGCCGTGGTGGGCGCGTCGTTCGACTACGAAGAGATGGCCGAGGGGATGCTGTGGGTCAACCTCTCGGGCACCGCGGTCCGGACGCGGAGCGAGTAG
- a CDS encoding arsinothricin resistance N-acetyltransferase ArsN1 family B encodes MRIRLADEADAARIRAIYAPIVEETVISFEEDPPSEAEMADRIAETVRRYPWIVFEVQNGDGEGDETDGEIGGYAYAGRHREREAYRWSVDVSVYVAESYRRRGVGRGLYESLVEILRFQGFCNAYAGISLPNPASVALHESLGFEQVGVYESVGYKHGAWHDVGWWQRRLRERPEHPDPPRPLTEVAGTAAFETALGEGESAVEG; translated from the coding sequence ATGCGAATCCGACTCGCCGACGAAGCCGACGCCGCCCGAATTCGCGCCATCTACGCGCCGATAGTCGAGGAGACCGTAATCTCCTTCGAGGAGGACCCACCGAGCGAGGCGGAGATGGCCGACCGCATCGCCGAGACCGTCCGCCGATACCCGTGGATAGTTTTCGAGGTGCAGAACGGAGACGGCGAGGGAGACGAGACCGACGGGGAAATCGGAGGCTACGCCTACGCGGGCCGACACCGCGAGCGCGAGGCCTACCGCTGGTCGGTGGACGTATCGGTCTACGTCGCCGAGAGCTATCGCCGCAGGGGAGTCGGGCGGGGTCTCTACGAATCGCTCGTCGAAATTCTCCGCTTTCAGGGGTTCTGCAACGCCTACGCCGGGATATCGCTTCCGAACCCCGCGAGCGTCGCGCTCCACGAGTCGCTCGGGTTCGAGCAGGTCGGCGTCTACGAGTCGGTCGGGTACAAGCACGGCGCGTGGCACGACGTCGGCTGGTGGCAACGACGGCTTCGAGAGCGACCGGAGCACCCCGACCCGCCGCGACCCCTGACGGAGGTCGCGGGGACCGCGGCGTTCGAGACCGCCCTCGGAGAGGGTGAGTCGGCGGTCGAAGGCTGA
- the thpR gene encoding RNA 2',3'-cyclic phosphodiesterase, which yields MRLFASVDLPDEFAAEVEAVQDEFADASGLSFTDPEQAHVTLKFLGDVNQGELPRVKNALRRAVGKAGVGPFEATYEGLGVFPDLGYIQVLWLGVGEGSEAMTSLHEAIEREVTRLGFDPEDHDFTPHVTLARMEHAGGKELVQENVEELDPTVGTTEVSEIRLTESVLTDDGPEYSTVESFELE from the coding sequence ATGCGACTGTTCGCCAGCGTCGATCTCCCCGACGAGTTCGCCGCGGAAGTCGAGGCCGTGCAGGACGAGTTCGCCGACGCCTCGGGGCTGAGTTTCACCGACCCCGAGCAGGCCCACGTCACCCTCAAGTTCCTCGGCGACGTGAATCAGGGAGAACTCCCGCGGGTGAAAAACGCCCTCCGGCGCGCGGTGGGGAAGGCTGGCGTCGGACCGTTCGAGGCCACCTACGAGGGACTGGGCGTGTTCCCCGACCTCGGATACATTCAGGTCCTCTGGCTCGGGGTCGGCGAGGGGAGCGAGGCGATGACGAGCCTCCACGAGGCCATCGAGCGCGAGGTGACGCGCCTCGGCTTCGACCCCGAGGACCACGACTTCACGCCCCACGTCACCCTCGCGCGGATGGAACACGCCGGCGGGAAGGAACTGGTGCAGGAGAACGTCGAGGAACTGGACCCGACCGTGGGCACGACCGAGGTGTCCGAGATTCGACTGACCGAGAGCGTCCTGACCGACGACGGACCCGAGTACTCGACGGTCGAGTCGTTCGAGTTGGAGTGA
- a CDS encoding 50S ribosomal protein L31e: MSANDFEERVITVPLRDAKAAAKHERADKAMTLLRDHLAQHFKVDDDEVRLDPSINEAVWSRGRKKPPSKLRVRAARFEEEGETVVEAEHAE, encoded by the coding sequence ATGAGCGCCAACGACTTCGAGGAGCGCGTCATCACGGTGCCGCTCCGCGACGCCAAGGCCGCGGCGAAGCACGAGCGAGCCGACAAGGCGATGACGCTCCTCCGGGACCACCTCGCACAGCACTTCAAAGTAGACGACGACGAAGTCCGCCTCGACCCCTCGATCAACGAGGCCGTCTGGTCGCGCGGTCGCAAGAAGCCCCCGAGCAAGCTTCGCGTCCGCGCCGCCCGGTTCGAGGAAGAGGGCGAGACGGTCGTCGAAGCGGAACACGCCGAGTAG
- the radA gene encoding DNA repair and recombination protein RadA, whose protein sequence is MAADVDLEELPGVGPATAEKLRDAGFDSYEGLAVASPSELSNTADVGDSTASDIVQAAREAADVGGFETGAAVLERREKIGKLKWKIDEVDELLGGGVETQSITEVYGEFGAGKSQVTHQLAVNVQLPREHGGLGGSAMFVDSEDTFRPERIDDMVKGLPDEAIQAAMDEREIEGTPDDDEAMEALVEDFLDKIHVAKAFNSNHQMLLAEKAQELANETQDDEYPVRLLCVDSLTAHFRAEYVGRGELAERQQKLNKHLHDLDKVGNLHNTAVVVTNQVASNPDSFFGDPTQPIGGNILGHKSTFRIYLRKSKGDKRIVRLVDAPNLADGEAVMRVEDAGLKPE, encoded by the coding sequence ATGGCAGCAGACGTAGACCTCGAAGAACTGCCGGGCGTCGGTCCGGCGACCGCAGAAAAGCTCCGAGACGCAGGCTTCGACTCCTACGAGGGTCTCGCAGTAGCAAGCCCCAGCGAACTCTCGAACACCGCCGACGTGGGCGACTCGACGGCCTCCGACATCGTGCAGGCGGCCCGCGAGGCCGCCGACGTGGGCGGCTTCGAGACCGGCGCGGCCGTGCTGGAGCGCCGCGAGAAGATCGGTAAACTCAAGTGGAAAATCGACGAGGTGGACGAGCTACTGGGCGGCGGCGTCGAGACCCAGTCCATCACGGAAGTCTACGGCGAGTTCGGTGCCGGGAAGTCCCAGGTCACCCACCAGCTCGCGGTCAACGTCCAGCTTCCGCGCGAACACGGCGGGCTCGGCGGGAGCGCCATGTTCGTGGACAGCGAGGACACGTTCCGACCCGAGCGTATCGACGACATGGTGAAGGGCCTCCCGGACGAGGCGATTCAGGCCGCGATGGACGAGCGCGAAATCGAGGGCACGCCCGACGACGACGAGGCGATGGAGGCGCTGGTCGAGGACTTCCTCGACAAGATTCACGTCGCCAAGGCGTTCAACTCCAACCACCAGATGCTGCTGGCCGAGAAGGCCCAGGAACTCGCCAACGAGACCCAGGACGACGAGTACCCCGTCCGCCTGCTCTGCGTGGACTCGCTGACGGCCCACTTCCGCGCGGAGTACGTCGGCCGCGGCGAACTCGCCGAGCGCCAGCAGAAGCTCAACAAGCACCTCCACGACCTCGACAAGGTGGGCAACCTCCACAACACCGCGGTCGTCGTGACGAATCAGGTCGCGTCGAACCCCGACTCGTTCTTCGGCGACCCGACCCAGCCCATCGGCGGCAACATCCTCGGCCACAAGTCCACGTTCCGCATCTACCTCCGCAAGTCGAAGGGCGACAAGCGCATCGTCCGTCTGGTGGACGCGCCGAACCTCGCCGACGGCGAGGCCGTCATGCGCGTCGAGGACGCCGGACTGAAGCCCGAGTAA